In Streptomyces sp. NBC_00448, the following are encoded in one genomic region:
- the ribD gene encoding bifunctional diaminohydroxyphosphoribosylaminopyrimidine deaminase/5-amino-6-(5-phosphoribosylamino)uracil reductase RibD: MNTHESAAMRRAIAISAQGLGSASPNPPVGCVILDRDGRTVGEGYHVRKGNPHAEVNALAAAGNLADGGTALVTLEPCNHYGRTPPCREALIQANVARVLIAVMDPTSRGEGGAALLRAAGVQVETNVLEDEALIVLGPWLAALKNGRPFVTWVYTADSDGLPDSDRERDAAFHEMRAIRGSYDLLVHEDGGIAEGMPGSHGEGVFRTPADWPRDGAGEILRAFGETGARSLLIHGASEYATSFSAAGAVDQVIAYLPSTPHSRSPDFAHLTAVPEGYRLTDVTRRGNHVRVVGRRA, encoded by the coding sequence GTGAACACTCATGAGTCGGCAGCCATGCGGCGTGCTATTGCAATTTCCGCCCAGGGCCTGGGGTCGGCAAGCCCAAATCCGCCGGTGGGATGCGTAATTCTCGACCGCGACGGGCGGACGGTCGGCGAAGGATACCATGTCCGCAAGGGGAATCCACATGCGGAGGTCAATGCGCTCGCTGCCGCCGGCAATCTCGCCGATGGCGGTACGGCGCTAGTGACGCTGGAGCCGTGCAATCATTACGGCCGGACGCCACCCTGTCGGGAAGCACTGATCCAGGCGAATGTGGCCAGAGTTCTGATCGCCGTGATGGACCCGACTTCACGCGGTGAAGGTGGCGCCGCTCTCCTGCGTGCAGCAGGCGTGCAGGTGGAAACCAATGTTCTTGAAGATGAAGCGCTGATTGTTTTGGGCCCCTGGCTGGCCGCACTGAAAAACGGTCGCCCCTTCGTCACATGGGTGTACACGGCCGACTCGGACGGCTTGCCGGACTCGGACCGGGAGCGCGATGCGGCATTCCATGAAATGCGAGCGATTCGGGGATCGTACGATCTTCTGGTCCACGAAGACGGCGGAATAGCGGAAGGAATGCCGGGGAGTCACGGCGAGGGAGTCTTCCGGACCCCCGCCGACTGGCCGCGCGACGGCGCCGGAGAAATATTGCGAGCGTTCGGCGAGACTGGTGCGCGATCACTGCTGATTCATGGCGCCTCTGAATACGCGACTTCCTTCAGCGCAGCGGGCGCCGTGGACCAGGTGATTGCCTACCTGCCCAGCACTCCACACTCCCGGTCTCCCGATTTCGCCCACCTCACCGCTGTTCCAGAGGGCTACCGCCTGACCGACGTCACCCGCCGGGGAAACCACGTGCGCGTAGTCGGCCGAAGGGCCTGA